The genomic window CAACGACCGGACAACGACGGACGTGTTCGCGGACCATGATCTGGGCAACCTCGATGACTGGCTCGTCGGGTCCAACCGTCCGCAAGATTGCCCTGCGCATGGCCTGCCCCACGGTGACGCTGTCCAGGTCCACACTCTCCGGGCCCGGGAAACGGTCCTTCTTCGGCATGAAGCTCAGGTCCGTATTGCTCAGGTACTCCGGGATGGCCAGCCCGAGTATGTCGCTCTCGGTCAGCAGCCCGAGGATAGCCCCCTCGGGGCTTACCACGGGCAGGGCCGCATAGCCGGTATCCAGCATTATCTCGCCGGCCCGGCGCACCGACTCACCCGCTTCAATTGTGACCACGTCCGTCTTCATGATGTCTCGAGCGACCATGTGATCTCCTCTCGTTGCTCGGTGTTACGTCCGGACCGTTTCTTGCGCCGGAAACAGGGGGCGACCTACTCACCCATGTCCATTTTTCGCTCGGCCTGCGCGATCTCGCACCAGTCGCGCCGCAACACCTGGCTCAGCGAGCCTACCCGGTATGGCCGGTCGACGAACAGCGCCAGCGCGGCCGCCACGTACATCATCGAGAAAACCTGGTGCATCTCGTGGCCGGGCAGTCCCATGAAGGTTCCCCCGGGCAGTCGCTCGACCAGTGCCGGGGACAGCAACTGGCCGAAGAACAAGGCCATCAAGAAGATTGCCTCCGAAAGCGCGAGGCGTAGGTTGGCCAGCATCATGACTGCGAGGAGGCTCTGGGCGGCGGTCAGGAGGATCTCCTGCATCTGAGTGTTGTCCATTGGCATCGGCGGCGTCAGGCTGCCCGATGACAACGCGAAGGCGCCTGGGATCATGCCCACAAGTAAGGTCCACTGATTGAGTTTCGCCGACAACAGGCTCCCCAGCGCCAGGCTCGCACTGCCCCGCCAGGCGAACATGAGGGCCACCACGAATTCGGGCGCCTCAGACGCGATGGGCGCAAGCCATTGCACCAGCAGGAACTTGTTGATGCCGAACATCTCCCCGGTTCCCACGAGTCCCTCGCAGAATCGCTCCGCATTGAGAACAATCGCGGTGGCGGCGAAGATGAACAGAACAACGGTGGTGGCGCGGCGCCGCTTGATCGGCAGCGAGACCAGGTATTCCGCCGGACCGCACGCCTCACATTCGGTACACGGGCGTCGGGCGGCAAGCCACATGTAGGCGAGATACAGCCCGATGAAGACGACTCCGTCGAACCACGTCAGCGAGCCCTTGAGCGGAATAGTGAGGGCGTACACCGTGGCGACGCCCAGGAAGAAAAGCTCAAGCCGGCGCTCAGCCTCAATTCGCACGTCACGGCGTGAGCGCACGTAGAAAATGATGACGATCAGCGCCCAGGCCACACCGATGAGGAGCCGGTTGGCACCCGTCATGTTGGCGATTGC from Armatimonadota bacterium includes these protein-coding regions:
- a CDS encoding CBS domain-containing protein — protein: MVARDIMKTDVVTIEAGESVRRAGEIMLDTGYAALPVVSPEGAILGLLTESDILGLAIPEYLSNTDLSFMPKKDRFPGPESVDLDSVTVGQAMRRAILRTVGPDEPVIEVAQIMVREHVRRCPVVENGKLVGIISRRDLMEIIVRPAVDGT
- a CDS encoding sodium:calcium antiporter, encoding MLLIIFTAAATVPGIYSALQHLEFPPHVEAFVAGIAILAASFLLLWACDAAQADVSQALALAVVALIAVLPEYAVDMYFTWQAGKFPDSDYSHYAIANMTGANRLLIGVAWALIVIIFYVRSRRDVRIEAERRLELFFLGVATVYALTIPLKGSLTWFDGVVFIGLYLAYMWLAARRPCTECEACGPAEYLVSLPIKRRRATTVVLFIFAATAIVLNAERFCEGLVGTGEMFGINKFLLVQWLAPIASEAPEFVVALMFAWRGSASLALGSLLSAKLNQWTLLVGMIPGAFALSSGSLTPPMPMDNTQMQEILLTAAQSLLAVMMLANLRLALSEAIFLMALFFGQLLSPALVERLPGGTFMGLPGHEMHQVFSMMYVAAALALFVDRPYRVGSLSQVLRRDWCEIAQAERKMDMGE